A segment of the Leptospira hartskeerlii genome:
TTACGTGAAGGGACTCAGGACTTGTACCACGAACACGATCGAGGCATTCGGCTCTAACTCTAAATGGAAATGGAGTTTTCCGGAGATACATTTCAAAATAGCCATACTTAGTAAGAATCTTTTTGACTTTCGGGCTTTTGAGAAGGAAAGAGACTTAGAGAATCCGTTTTATTATCCCAGACAGGAACACTATAATTTAATTCTGGAACTTTGTAACTTTGCCGCCCAGGAATATCGCGCCAAATTCGATTTGTCCACCCAGGACGCTGGGGATCTGAAAAAATCCATATCCCTTTTGGAGGTAAACCGTAAAATCCTGCAAACAACAGGCGAAACAGAGGACCTAGGAAAGACAAAAACCCTGATAGAATCCCTAAAAGAAAAGGTAGAGTCGATAGAAGCCGAGAAGGAAAAGAAGAAAAAGAAGAAATAGACCCGTCCAATTTGTTATAAAGAGTGGGAAAAAAACAGGAGAAAATCTAACTCATGGCATTGACCGAAATAAACGATTCAACTTTCAGTTCCGAGATCAACGGGGGCATGGTTCTAGTAGATTGCTGGGCAGAATGGTGTGGTCCTTGTAGAATGGTTTCCCCGGTTCTGGAAGAGCTTTCGTCCGAGATGAACGATATCTTAAAAATTAAAAAATTAAACGTAGACGACAACCAGGACACGGCACAAAAATTAAATATCCAATCCTTGCCGACCCTTCTACTTTTCA
Coding sequences within it:
- the trxA gene encoding thioredoxin produces the protein MALTEINDSTFSSEINGGMVLVDCWAEWCGPCRMVSPVLEELSSEMNDILKIKKLNVDDNQDTAQKLNIQSLPTLLLFKDGQLVDKIIGALPKAQIKSFIERHK